A region of Curvibacter sp. AEP1-3 DNA encodes the following proteins:
- a CDS encoding IMPACT family protein: MAHTIAKPSNSELIVKKSRFIGRVQAVEDRAAAQKVVADLWAEHPTATHVCWALMAGGHSAAVDDGEPSGTAGRPMLDVLRHQDLEGVLATVVRYYGGVNLGAGGLVRAYTDTVAQALLQAEKVAIVKMQALKCAVPYPQEGRMRRELDAAGATLGEVRHGERVELEFALPAHAATALVARLNDAGSGQVEWIDLTDAEPAE; encoded by the coding sequence ATGGCGCACACGATAGCAAAACCCAGCAACAGCGAACTCATCGTCAAAAAGAGCCGGTTTATCGGCCGGGTGCAAGCGGTGGAGGATCGCGCTGCAGCGCAAAAGGTGGTGGCGGACTTGTGGGCCGAGCACCCCACCGCCACGCACGTGTGTTGGGCGCTGATGGCGGGTGGGCATTCGGCGGCGGTAGACGACGGCGAGCCTAGCGGTACCGCCGGACGGCCCATGCTGGACGTACTACGCCATCAGGATCTGGAAGGGGTGCTGGCCACGGTGGTGCGTTACTACGGTGGCGTGAACCTGGGTGCAGGCGGGCTGGTGCGCGCTTACACCGACACGGTGGCGCAGGCTCTGCTGCAAGCCGAAAAAGTAGCTATTGTGAAAATGCAGGCGCTGAAGTGCGCAGTGCCCTACCCGCAGGAAGGTCGCATGCGCCGCGAGCTGGACGCTGCGGGTGCCACCTTGGGTGAGGTGCGCCATGGCGAGCGGGTAGAGCTGGAGTTTGCGCTGCCCGCCCACGCTGCTACTGCTTTGGTGGCCCGCCTCAACGATGCTGGTAGCGGGCAAGTGGAATGGATAGACCTGACCGATGCAGAACCGGCAGAGTGA
- a CDS encoding TetR family transcriptional regulator gives MARRTKEEALATRELILDAAERVFHQRGVSRTSLQEIAKDAGLTRGAIYWHFDNKGELFHAMMERVTLPMMARMTEITPDDEARPLDKIRRNTATALRQVATEPQVRRVFEIAMQKVEYVDEMQEMQQRKISGRNECMDDMQRLLQIAQQLGHIKADAHLRNATIGLFALVGGIKYNWLLDPQAFDLEAVGLATLDAYLAGLKTSSVV, from the coding sequence ACCAAAGAAGAAGCCTTAGCCACCCGCGAACTGATCCTTGACGCTGCTGAACGCGTGTTTCACCAGCGCGGGGTGTCTCGCACTTCCCTGCAGGAGATTGCCAAAGATGCCGGCTTGACGCGCGGCGCCATTTACTGGCATTTCGACAACAAGGGTGAGCTCTTTCACGCCATGATGGAGCGGGTGACCTTGCCCATGATGGCGCGCATGACAGAAATCACCCCGGACGACGAAGCACGGCCGCTGGACAAAATACGCCGCAACACTGCCACCGCTTTACGCCAGGTTGCAACAGAACCGCAAGTGCGCCGCGTGTTCGAGATCGCGATGCAGAAGGTGGAGTACGTCGATGAAATGCAGGAAATGCAGCAGCGCAAGATCAGCGGCCGCAACGAGTGCATGGACGACATGCAGCGCCTGCTGCAGATAGCCCAGCAGCTGGGCCACATCAAGGCGGATGCACATCTGCGCAACGCCACCATCGGCCTGTTTGCGCTGGTGGGTGGTATCAAATACAACTGGCTCTTGGATCCGCAAGCCTTTGACCTGGAAGCCGTGGGCCTTGCTACGCTGGACGCTTACCTGGCCGGCTTGAAGACTTCATCGGTAGTGTGA
- a CDS encoding MAPEG family protein, which produces MNWLDLVTAVAIAQYIWFGVLVGQARGRYGVHAPAVTGHETFERYYRVQMNTLELLVPMVPAMYLAARYWSPVWVAAAGAVYVVGRFIYLRAYVSDPKTRTLGYSLSAFPLLGLLVAVVAGVFMAA; this is translated from the coding sequence ATGAATTGGTTGGATCTGGTCACCGCAGTGGCGATTGCGCAGTACATCTGGTTTGGAGTGCTGGTAGGCCAAGCCCGTGGACGTTACGGGGTGCATGCACCGGCCGTCACCGGCCATGAAACGTTTGAGCGCTATTACCGCGTGCAGATGAATACCCTGGAGCTGCTGGTGCCTATGGTGCCAGCCATGTACCTGGCGGCGCGCTACTGGTCGCCGGTGTGGGTGGCAGCCGCGGGCGCCGTCTACGTGGTGGGCCGATTCATTTATTTGCGCGCCTATGTCTCCGACCCCAAAACCCGCACCCTGGGTTATTCACTCAGCGCTTTTCCGCTGTTGGGCTTGTTGGTCGCGGTGGTTGCGGGCGTATTCATGGCGGCTTGA
- a CDS encoding LysE/ArgO family amino acid transporter, with product MQAPSDFLATLTTALPSVMTGLTLSLSLIMAIGAQNTFVLRQGLRREHVAAVVAVCALLDITLMTIGVSGLAATLGNYPRALNALALAGAAVVGWYGLSALRRALAPHAMHAQLQGAPQTLRKTVIQVLTISLLNPHVYLDTVILVGAVGAKQAAGTQGWFLVGAGGASALWFITLGFGARLLSPLFERPVAWRVLDLLVAAMMGHIAYSLWSQATVL from the coding sequence ATGCAAGCACCCTCCGACTTCCTGGCCACTCTTACCACCGCACTGCCCAGCGTCATGACCGGCCTGACGCTCAGCCTGTCACTCATCATGGCCATCGGTGCCCAAAACACCTTTGTGCTGCGCCAAGGGCTGCGCCGTGAACATGTGGCTGCTGTGGTGGCCGTATGCGCCCTGCTGGATATCACCTTGATGACCATCGGCGTGAGCGGGCTGGCCGCTACCCTGGGCAACTATCCGCGTGCCTTGAACGCGCTGGCACTGGCCGGCGCTGCCGTGGTGGGCTGGTACGGACTCTCGGCATTGCGCCGGGCGCTGGCGCCACATGCCATGCATGCGCAGCTCCAGGGCGCTCCGCAAACGCTGCGTAAAACCGTCATTCAGGTATTGACCATCAGCCTGTTGAACCCGCATGTGTATCTGGACACCGTGATTCTGGTGGGTGCGGTCGGTGCCAAGCAGGCCGCCGGCACCCAGGGCTGGTTTCTGGTGGGAGCCGGTGGCGCCAGCGCGCTGTGGTTCATCACCCTGGGCTTCGGCGCGCGGCTTCTCAGCCCGCTGTTTGAACGCCCTGTGGCATGGCGGGTGCTGGACCTCCTGGTCGCGGCGATGATGGGCCACATCGCCTACAGCTTGTGGTCGCAAGCGACTGTACTGTAG